One window of Methanomicrobia archaeon genomic DNA carries:
- a CDS encoding 3-dehydroquinate synthase II yields MSAKEKEIWIKADADVGAWAVRKARITAGLESGVDGVLVEAEDVAKVRELGRITIAAHVNESEADGEEADMLVYGKRSEGDGTLPLPSDLSESRVVGALKRTSGSKPTAGYVELSGKAYERFAVSIADHSSYVMVIGKDWKIIPLENIIAELQHKDAKVIAGVQTAEETRTALETLEYGADGVLIDTDDVSELKRAVEIRDESAAGTVPLTTARITNVSELEMGDRVCVDTCSLMVRGEGMLVGSQSFVLFLVHSESEESPYVAARPFRVNAGAVYAYALVGEKTKYLSELKSGNEVLIVSAAGSARKAVIGRVKIEKRPLMLVEAEVDVGEGKGETRPCSIILQNAETIKLMGTDRPISVVDLKVGDEVLVHVTESARHFGMAVEEMVIEK; encoded by the coding sequence ATGAGCGCAAAGGAAAAAGAGATCTGGATAAAGGCTGATGCTGATGTGGGCGCATGGGCGGTGCGTAAGGCACGGATTACCGCGGGTTTGGAATCCGGCGTTGACGGTGTGCTTGTAGAAGCCGAGGACGTTGCAAAGGTGCGGGAGTTGGGTCGCATCACGATCGCTGCTCACGTGAACGAATCCGAAGCGGACGGCGAGGAGGCGGATATGCTCGTTTACGGTAAACGGAGTGAAGGCGATGGCACACTACCGCTCCCATCGGACCTGAGCGAATCGCGCGTCGTGGGCGCGTTGAAGCGTACTTCGGGTAGTAAGCCCACTGCGGGTTATGTAGAGCTAAGCGGCAAGGCTTATGAGCGTTTTGCCGTGAGTATTGCGGATCACAGCAGTTACGTGATGGTTATCGGGAAGGACTGGAAGATCATCCCGCTGGAGAATATCATTGCGGAACTGCAGCATAAGGACGCGAAGGTGATCGCGGGTGTGCAGACCGCGGAAGAGACGAGGACGGCACTGGAGACGCTGGAGTACGGCGCTGACGGCGTGCTTATTGATACGGACGACGTCTCGGAGCTGAAGAGAGCGGTGGAGATCCGTGACGAGAGCGCCGCGGGCACTGTGCCGCTAACAACCGCGCGGATAACGAACGTGTCAGAACTGGAAATGGGCGACCGTGTCTGCGTGGATACCTGCTCGTTGATGGTGCGCGGCGAGGGAATGCTCGTGGGCTCGCAGTCGTTTGTGCTCTTCCTCGTGCATTCGGAATCAGAAGAGAGCCCGTACGTTGCGGCGCGACCGTTCAGAGTGAATGCGGGTGCGGTCTACGCGTACGCGCTCGTGGGCGAGAAGACGAAGTATCTCTCGGAACTGAAGTCCGGTAATGAAGTGCTCATAGTGAGCGCAGCAGGAAGTGCGCGCAAAGCGGTCATTGGCAGAGTGAAGATAGAGAAGCGACCGCTGATGCTCGTGGAAGCCGAGGTTGACGTTGGTGAGGGCAAGGGCGAGACGAGACCGTGCAGTATCATTCTCCAGAACGCGGAGACGATAAAGTTAATGGGTACGGACAGGCCGATTTCCGTGGTCGATTTGAAAGTGGGCGACGAGGTGCTCGTGCACGTTACGGAATCAGCACGGCACTTCGGCATGGCTGTG
- a CDS encoding class I fructose-bisphosphate aldolase family protein: protein MGIGKSIRMERIVDRKSGRSVIVPMDHGVTSGPIRGLTDMRSAVNGVAEGGANAVLLHKGIVIAGHRGYGKDIGLIIHLSASTSLGPDPLNKVVVAQVEEAIRLGADAVSMHVNVGADTEAEMLEALGEMTMVCEMWGMPLLAMMYPRGKKVKNEHDPELVMHAARVGAELGADVIKTNYTGDPDSFKEVISGCPVPVIIAGGPKANTDAEVLKMVEDAIAAGASGVSIGRNVFQHKNPANITRAMSKVVHEGFSATEAMEILK, encoded by the coding sequence ATGGGTATAGGGAAGAGCATACGGATGGAACGGATCGTCGATCGGAAAAGTGGTCGCAGTGTTATCGTTCCTATGGACCATGGTGTGACATCAGGGCCTATACGCGGGTTGACGGACATGAGGAGCGCGGTGAATGGCGTAGCCGAAGGTGGAGCAAACGCGGTTCTACTGCATAAAGGGATTGTAATCGCAGGCCATCGAGGCTATGGTAAGGACATCGGGCTCATCATTCATTTATCTGCAAGCACATCGCTGGGCCCGGATCCCTTGAACAAAGTGGTCGTGGCTCAGGTAGAAGAGGCGATTCGGTTAGGCGCGGATGCGGTCTCAATGCACGTGAACGTGGGTGCGGATACCGAGGCGGAGATGCTCGAGGCGCTGGGAGAAATGACGATGGTATGCGAGATGTGGGGCATGCCGCTTTTGGCCATGATGTATCCGCGCGGTAAGAAGGTAAAGAACGAGCACGACCCGGAGTTGGTGATGCATGCGGCCCGTGTCGGTGCTGAACTTGGCGCGGACGTTATCAAGACGAATTATACCGGCGATCCTGATTCCTTCAAGGAGGTAATAAGCGGCTGTCCGGTGCCCGTGATCATCGCAGGCGGGCCAAAGGCGAATACGGACGCAGAGGTGTTGAAGATGGTCGAGGATGCTATCGCGGCAGGTGCCTCGGGTGTGTCGATCGGGCGGAACGTATTCCAGCATAAGAACCCGGCAAACATAACGAGAGCAATGAGTAAGGTCGTACACGAAGGCTTTTCAGCGACAGAAGCGATGGAGATTCTGAAGTGA